A genomic region of Xanthomonas fragariae contains the following coding sequences:
- the bioH gene encoding pimeloyl-ACP methyl ester esterase BioH, with amino-acid sequence MHIDVIGQGPALVFLHGWALHGGVFAPLVERLAPHYQVHLVDLPGHGFSREDSTLLALPYVVAEIAAAIPPAVWIGWSLGGLFALHAAATQPQVRGLAMIAATPRFVKGNDWPDAVEREIFLQFGQDLSRDYRGTLERFLALDTLGSAHARAELRSLRETLTARGEPAAEALQQGLSLLERTDLRRALQQLARPSLWIAGQRDRLVPAAGVHAAAALAPQAQALTITGGGHAPFLGHAEQVAEALQHFVASLP; translated from the coding sequence ATGCATATCGATGTCATCGGCCAAGGGCCTGCGCTGGTTTTTTTGCACGGTTGGGCACTGCATGGCGGCGTATTCGCACCGCTGGTGGAGCGCCTGGCACCGCACTATCAAGTGCATCTGGTGGATCTGCCTGGGCACGGTTTCAGCCGCGAGGACAGCACGCTGCTGGCACTGCCGTACGTGGTCGCGGAAATCGCTGCGGCGATACCGCCAGCGGTGTGGATCGGCTGGTCGCTGGGCGGATTGTTCGCGCTGCATGCCGCGGCCACCCAACCGCAGGTGCGTGGGCTGGCGATGATCGCGGCCACCCCACGCTTCGTAAAAGGCAACGATTGGCCCGATGCAGTCGAACGCGAAATATTCTTGCAATTCGGCCAGGACTTGTCGCGTGATTATCGCGGCACGCTGGAGCGTTTTCTTGCGCTGGACACGCTGGGCTCGGCACATGCACGCGCCGAGTTGCGCAGCCTGCGCGAAACGCTCACTGCGCGCGGCGAACCGGCTGCCGAGGCACTGCAACAAGGCCTGAGCCTGCTGGAACGCACCGACCTGCGCCGCGCACTCCAACAGCTTGCACGCCCGAGTCTGTGGATTGCCGGCCAACGCGATCGCCTGGTCCCGGCCGCCGGCGTGCATGCTGCTGCTGCGCTGGCTCCGCAGGCGCAGGCACTCACCATTACCGGCGGCGGTCACGCACCGTTTCTCGGCCACGCCGAGCAGGTCGCCGAGGCACTGCAACACTTCGTTGCGTCCCTGCCTTGA
- a CDS encoding pyridoxal-phosphate dependent enzyme, with amino-acid sequence MIDPLPLTHSDILQAAARIAPHCAPTPLLTSHSLDALSGAQLIFKAEHLQRSGAFKFRGACNAVWSLPIELAARGVVTHSSGNHGAALALAARSRGIGCHVVVPEGAVAAKLANISRHGATLWWCAPTIAAREQLCAEVQASSSAAIVHPYTDPAVIAGQGTATLELLHQSGGLDVLVTPVGGGGLAAGAALALQCMPDCELVLAEPSGAADTARSLAAGERLVDFVPDTVCDGLRGTLGAPNFALLQAAGAQVITVDDAAVVRAMRLIWQILKQVVEPSSAITLAAVLADPARFAGRRVGLILSGGNVDLDALPWAAA; translated from the coding sequence ATGATCGACCCGCTCCCTCTAACACATTCCGATATCCTGCAAGCCGCTGCGCGCATTGCGCCGCATTGCGCGCCGACACCGTTGCTGACCTCGCACAGCCTGGATGCGCTCAGCGGTGCGCAGTTGATCTTCAAGGCAGAGCATCTGCAGCGCAGCGGTGCCTTCAAGTTCCGCGGCGCCTGCAACGCGGTTTGGTCGTTGCCAATCGAGCTGGCTGCACGCGGCGTGGTCACGCATTCATCGGGCAACCACGGCGCCGCGCTGGCGCTCGCCGCGCGCAGCCGTGGCATCGGTTGCCATGTGGTGGTACCCGAGGGTGCGGTGGCGGCCAAATTGGCCAATATCTCCCGGCACGGCGCCACGCTGTGGTGGTGCGCACCGACCATCGCCGCGCGCGAGCAGCTGTGCGCCGAGGTTCAGGCCAGCAGCAGCGCGGCGATAGTGCATCCATACACCGACCCTGCGGTCATCGCAGGGCAGGGTACTGCCACATTGGAGCTGCTGCATCAGAGCGGCGGACTTGACGTCCTGGTGACGCCGGTCGGCGGCGGCGGGCTGGCGGCCGGTGCGGCGCTGGCGCTGCAGTGCATGCCCGATTGCGAACTGGTGCTGGCCGAGCCTAGCGGTGCGGCCGATACCGCGCGGTCGTTGGCGGCCGGTGAGCGGTTGGTCGACTTCGTGCCGGACACCGTCTGCGATGGTCTGCGCGGCACTTTGGGTGCGCCGAACTTCGCGCTGCTGCAGGCTGCCGGTGCACAGGTCATTACGGTGGACGATGCCGCGGTGGTGCGGGCCATGCGGCTGATCTGGCAGATTCTCAAACAGGTGGTGGAGCCGTCGTCGGCGATTACCCTGGCTGCGGTGCTGGCTGACCCGGCGCGTTTCGCCGGGCGCCGGGTCGGACTGATCCTGTCCGGCGGCAATGTCGATCTGGACGCGCTGCCGTGGGCCGCGGCGTGA
- a CDS encoding ComF family protein, whose amino-acid sequence MEDAVNFKEVRSVYKWPRRVLRLLLPSLCLVCAEAGTADYDLCLWCRAALPDHGHACPRCATQLYAPDGVALCGQCLQHPPPLQHVHACFTYRWPVDGLLRRFKFHQDLAAGLLLSELMARRCAGLPRPQALVPVSLHRQRLRQRGYDQALELAKPLGRALQLPCLPLLQRVRATAPQSELDAAERQRNLRDAFVVRGALPAHVALVDDVMTTGATLHAAAQALRRAGVQRVDAWVCARVP is encoded by the coding sequence ATGGAAGATGCTGTCAACTTCAAAGAGGTGCGATCGGTTTACAAGTGGCCGCGACGGGTGTTGCGGCTGCTGCTACCGAGCTTGTGCCTGGTCTGCGCAGAAGCCGGCACTGCCGATTACGATCTGTGCCTCTGGTGTCGTGCCGCCTTGCCGGATCACGGTCACGCCTGCCCGCGCTGCGCCACCCAGCTGTATGCCCCTGATGGGGTGGCGCTGTGCGGGCAATGCCTGCAGCATCCGCCGCCGCTGCAGCATGTGCATGCGTGCTTTACCTATCGCTGGCCGGTGGACGGTTTGCTGCGGCGTTTCAAGTTTCATCAGGACCTGGCGGCGGGCCTCCTGCTCAGCGAGTTGATGGCCAGACGCTGTGCGGGCCTGCCACGCCCGCAGGCGCTGGTGCCGGTGAGCCTGCATCGGCAGCGCTTGCGTCAGCGTGGTTACGACCAGGCGCTGGAACTGGCCAAGCCGCTCGGTCGCGCGCTGCAACTGCCCTGCCTGCCATTGCTGCAACGCGTGCGCGCGACCGCGCCGCAATCCGAATTGGATGCGGCCGAGCGCCAGCGCAATCTGCGCGATGCCTTCGTCGTGCGCGGCGCATTGCCGGCGCACGTGGCGTTGGTGGATGACGTGATGACCACCGGCGCGACCTTGCATGCTGCTGCGCAGGCATTGCGTCGTGCGGGTGTGCAGCGGGTGGATGCGTGGGTGTGCGCACGGGTGCCGTGA
- the mnmG gene encoding tRNA uridine-5-carboxymethylaminomethyl(34) synthesis enzyme MnmG, with protein sequence MSESFYRYDVIVIGGGHAGTEAALASARTGALTLLLTHNIETVGAMSCNPAIGGIGKGHLVKEIDALGGAMARAADLAGIQWRTLNASKGPAVRATRCQADRNRYRNAIRCVVEAQPNLTVFQAAVDDLIIHNGAAEGDSVRGVMTQTGLRFEATSVVLTAGTFLAGKIHVGQTQYAAGRMGDPPATTLAARLRERAFAIDRLKTGTPPRIDGRTLHYSVMQEQPGDDPLPVMSFMGRRSDHPRQVSCWITHTTEQTHAIIRSALHRSPLYSGQIEGIGPRYCPSIEDKVVRFADKTSHQIFVEPEGLEVTEIYPNGISTSLPFDVQLALVRSIHGFAQAHITRPGYAIEYDFFDPRGLKASLETKAVGGLFFAGQINGTTGYEEAAAQGLLAGLNAARRVQALPAWSPRRDQAYLGVLVDDLITHGTTEPYRMFTSRAEYRLQLREDNADARLTGVARAMGLVDDARWARFSAKQEAVQRESARLSALWATPGNALGREVAETLGVEVSRETNVLDLIKRPELNYATLMQVPTLGPGVEDAQVAEQVEIGVKYAGYLARQRDDIARQQRHETTPIPDGFDYSGVRGLSIEVQQKLERVCPQSIGQAQRIPGMTPAAMSLLLVHLERARRSQVA encoded by the coding sequence ATGTCCGAGTCTTTTTATCGCTACGACGTCATCGTGATCGGCGGCGGCCATGCCGGCACCGAGGCCGCGCTGGCTTCCGCGCGCACTGGCGCCCTTACCTTGCTGCTGACCCACAACATCGAGACGGTGGGCGCGATGAGCTGCAACCCAGCCATCGGCGGGATCGGCAAGGGGCATCTGGTCAAGGAAATCGACGCGCTGGGCGGAGCGATGGCACGCGCGGCTGATCTGGCCGGCATTCAATGGCGCACGCTCAATGCCTCCAAGGGTCCGGCGGTGCGGGCCACGCGCTGCCAGGCCGACCGCAATCGGTACCGAAATGCGATCCGCTGCGTTGTCGAGGCGCAGCCCAACCTGACCGTTTTCCAGGCGGCGGTGGACGACCTGATCATCCACAACGGCGCCGCCGAGGGCGACAGCGTTCGTGGCGTGATGACCCAGACGGGGCTGCGCTTCGAAGCGACCTCGGTAGTGCTGACCGCGGGTACCTTTCTGGCCGGCAAGATCCATGTCGGCCAGACCCAGTACGCAGCCGGACGCATGGGTGACCCGCCAGCCACCACGTTGGCCGCGCGCCTGCGCGAGCGGGCATTTGCGATCGACCGGCTCAAGACCGGCACGCCGCCGCGTATCGACGGGCGCACGCTCCACTACAGCGTCATGCAGGAACAACCGGGCGACGACCCGTTGCCGGTGATGTCGTTCATGGGCCGGCGTAGCGACCACCCGCGTCAGGTCAGCTGCTGGATCACCCACACCACCGAGCAGACCCACGCCATCATCCGCAGCGCACTGCACCGCTCGCCGCTGTACTCGGGGCAGATCGAAGGCATCGGCCCGCGCTATTGCCCGTCGATCGAAGACAAGGTGGTGCGCTTCGCCGACAAGACCAGCCACCAGATCTTCGTCGAGCCCGAAGGCCTGGAGGTGACCGAGATCTATCCCAACGGCATCTCCACCTCGCTGCCGTTCGATGTGCAACTGGCATTGGTCCGCTCGATCCACGGATTTGCGCAGGCGCATATCACCCGCCCCGGCTACGCGATCGAATACGATTTCTTCGATCCGCGCGGGCTCAAAGCCTCACTGGAAACCAAGGCGGTGGGCGGGCTGTTCTTCGCCGGGCAGATCAACGGCACTACCGGTTACGAGGAAGCCGCCGCACAGGGATTGCTGGCCGGCCTCAACGCGGCCCGTCGTGTGCAGGCGTTGCCGGCATGGTCGCCGCGTCGCGACCAAGCCTATCTGGGCGTGTTGGTGGACGATCTAATCACCCACGGCACCACCGAGCCATATCGCATGTTCACCAGCCGCGCCGAGTACCGGTTGCAACTGCGCGAGGACAATGCCGATGCACGTCTGACCGGCGTGGCGCGCGCGATGGGTCTGGTCGACGATGCACGCTGGGCGCGGTTTTCGGCCAAGCAGGAAGCCGTACAGCGCGAAAGCGCGCGTTTGTCGGCGCTATGGGCGACACCGGGCAATGCCTTGGGGCGCGAAGTGGCCGAGACGCTGGGCGTGGAGGTCAGCCGCGAAACCAACGTGCTGGATCTCATCAAACGCCCGGAGCTGAACTACGCGACATTGATGCAGGTTCCGACGCTGGGGCCGGGCGTGGAGGACGCACAGGTGGCAGAGCAGGTCGAAATCGGGGTCAAATACGCCGGTTATCTGGCTCGTCAGCGCGACGATATCGCACGTCAGCAACGGCATGAAACCACACCGATTCCCGATGGTTTCGATTATTCCGGCGTGCGCGGCCTGTCGATCGAAGTGCAACAGAAACTTGAACGCGTGTGCCCACAAAGCATCGGCCAGGCGCAGCGCATTCCGGGCATGACGCCAGCGGCGATGTCGCTGCTGCTGGTGCATCTGGAGCGCGCACGGCGCAGTCAGGTGGCGTAA
- a CDS encoding YdcF family protein encodes MGRGVSRRSRGIGLWGWCWRLCMLALIWLVGVAGWIVFIGDRDQAAPADVIIVLGAAAYDARPSPVFEERIRHALDLYAQGYAPRMLFTGGFGHGARFAESQVARRYALRHGIPPEAIVIETVSRTTRQNLEQARTLMARHGMHRAIIVSDPLHMARALRLSQELGVDALASSTPSTRFRSFHTSWRFLLQEVYFFHRDLLVQGS; translated from the coding sequence GTGGGCCGCGGCGTGAGCAGGCGGTCGCGCGGAATTGGCCTGTGGGGCTGGTGTTGGCGGTTGTGCATGCTGGCCCTGATCTGGCTGGTGGGCGTGGCGGGCTGGATCGTCTTCATCGGCGACCGCGACCAGGCCGCGCCGGCCGACGTGATTATCGTGCTGGGCGCGGCGGCCTACGACGCGCGCCCGTCGCCGGTGTTCGAGGAGCGCATCCGGCATGCGCTGGATCTGTACGCGCAGGGCTACGCGCCACGGATGTTGTTCACCGGTGGCTTCGGCCATGGCGCGCGCTTTGCTGAGTCGCAGGTGGCCCGCCGCTATGCGCTGCGCCATGGCATCCCGCCAGAAGCAATCGTGATCGAAACGGTCTCACGCACCACCCGGCAAAACCTGGAGCAGGCCCGCACGCTGATGGCGCGCCACGGCATGCACCGGGCGATCATCGTCAGCGACCCGCTGCACATGGCGCGCGCGCTGCGGCTGAGCCAGGAGTTGGGCGTGGATGCGCTGGCCTCGTCCACTCCCAGCACGCGCTTTCGCAGCTTCCATACCAGCTGGCGTTTCCTGTTGCAGGAGGTCTATTTTTTCCACCGCGATCTGTTGGTGCAAGGATCCTGA
- the bioB gene encoding biotin synthase BioB: protein MSVVVRHDWDREELQALFDLPFPELLHRAASVHRAHFDPAEVQVSTLLSVKTGGCPEDCAYCPQAQRYDTGVTAQKLMETEEVVAKARQAKAAGASRFCMGAAWRSPKERDIPKVAAMIRDVKAMGLETCATLGMLDAGQARALKDAGLDYYNHNLDTAPDYYDSIIHTRQYQDRLNTLEHVRDVGLKTCCGGIVGMGETREHRIGLLLALSTLPAHPDSVPINQLVQVAGTPLHGTQQLDPFEFVRMIAVARISMPKSMVRLSAGREAMSDELQALCFLAGANSIFYGEKLLTTGNPDTERDLALFQRLGLRPMQVTVDAAEHDHHGTVHADITCSAACEHAA, encoded by the coding sequence ATGTCTGTTGTCGTCCGCCATGACTGGGATCGCGAAGAGCTGCAGGCACTGTTCGATCTGCCGTTCCCGGAGCTGCTGCACCGCGCCGCCAGCGTGCACCGCGCCCACTTCGATCCAGCCGAGGTGCAAGTGTCCACGCTGCTGTCGGTCAAGACCGGCGGCTGCCCGGAAGACTGCGCTTACTGCCCGCAGGCGCAGCGCTACGACACCGGCGTGACCGCGCAGAAATTGATGGAAACCGAAGAAGTCGTCGCCAAGGCGCGACAGGCCAAGGCCGCTGGCGCGTCGCGCTTTTGCATGGGCGCAGCCTGGCGCTCCCCCAAGGAGCGCGACATCCCGAAGGTGGCCGCGATGATTCGCGACGTCAAGGCGATGGGCCTGGAGACCTGCGCCACGCTCGGCATGCTCGACGCCGGCCAGGCGCGCGCGCTCAAGGATGCCGGGCTGGACTACTACAACCACAATCTGGACACCGCGCCCGATTACTACGACTCGATCATCCACACCCGCCAGTACCAGGATCGCCTCAACACGCTGGAGCATGTGCGCGATGTCGGCTTGAAAACCTGCTGCGGCGGCATCGTCGGCATGGGCGAAACGCGTGAACACCGCATCGGCCTGCTGCTGGCACTGTCGACGCTGCCGGCGCATCCGGACTCGGTGCCGATCAACCAGTTGGTGCAAGTCGCCGGCACCCCGTTGCATGGCACCCAGCAACTGGACCCGTTCGAGTTCGTCCGCATGATCGCCGTCGCCCGCATCAGCATGCCCAAGTCGATGGTGCGCCTGTCGGCGGGCCGCGAAGCGATGAGCGACGAACTGCAGGCGCTATGCTTCCTGGCCGGCGCAAACTCGATCTTCTACGGCGAAAAACTGCTCACCACCGGCAACCCGGACACCGAACGCGACCTGGCTCTGTTCCAGCGCCTGGGCCTGCGCCCGATGCAAGTGACCGTTGACGCTGCCGAGCACGACCACCACGGCACCGTGCATGCCGACATCACCTGTAGTGCGGCTTGCGAGCACGCCGCCTGA
- the lpxO gene encoding lipid A hydroxylase LpxO has translation MLKWLIIALFIASALYIHYRGRVRHRLSRQLMDHSTFMAPINTLMYLCSRVPTTPFIDPGKEFPELAPLRANWSLIRDEALRLRQMEKIRAADGYTDIGFNSFFRRGWKRFYLKWYGTAHPSAAELCPQTTALLHAIPTVKAAVFAQLPPGSELRPHRDPFAGSMRLHLGLVTPNDDRCFIDVDGQRHSWRDGEWTMFDETYIHYARNDTDQDRIILFCDIERPMRWHWAAAVNRFVGRSLLSAGASPNQEGDKTGGINRVFRYFYVGRLKAKTLKERNNPLYQVLKWSIFILVVVGIVLL, from the coding sequence ATGTTGAAGTGGCTCATCATCGCGCTGTTCATCGCATCGGCGCTGTACATCCATTACCGCGGTCGCGTGCGGCACCGGCTTAGCCGGCAGCTAATGGACCATTCCACCTTCATGGCGCCGATCAACACGTTGATGTATCTGTGCTCACGGGTGCCGACTACGCCGTTTATCGATCCTGGCAAAGAATTTCCGGAACTGGCGCCGTTGCGCGCCAACTGGTCGCTGATCCGCGATGAGGCCTTGCGGCTGCGGCAGATGGAGAAGATCCGCGCCGCCGACGGCTATACCGACATCGGCTTCAATTCCTTTTTCCGCCGTGGTTGGAAGCGCTTCTATCTGAAGTGGTACGGCACCGCGCACCCGTCGGCGGCAGAGTTGTGCCCGCAGACTACCGCGCTGCTGCACGCCATCCCGACAGTGAAGGCAGCAGTGTTCGCCCAATTGCCGCCAGGCAGCGAGTTACGCCCGCACCGCGACCCGTTCGCCGGTTCCATGCGTCTGCACCTGGGCCTGGTTACACCCAACGACGACCGTTGCTTCATCGATGTTGACGGTCAACGCCACAGCTGGCGCGACGGCGAATGGACCATGTTCGACGAAACCTACATCCACTACGCGCGCAACGACACCGACCAGGACCGCATCATCCTGTTCTGCGACATCGAGCGCCCAATGCGCTGGCACTGGGCCGCCGCGGTGAACCGCTTCGTCGGCCGTAGCCTGCTCTCGGCCGGTGCCTCGCCCAACCAGGAAGGCGACAAAACCGGCGGCATCAATCGCGTATTCCGTTATTTCTACGTCGGACGTCTGAAGGCCAAGACGCTGAAGGAGCGCAACAACCCGCTCTACCAGGTGCTCAAATGGAGCATCTTCATCTTGGTGGTGGTCGGGATCGTGTTGCTGTAA
- the bioF gene encoding 8-amino-7-oxononanoate synthase, with amino-acid sequence MARPDLHERIASLRTLRVAQERVRVRRQVSRRDGVRLEIDGRWLTGFCSNDYLGLSQQFEVIAALQDAAARDGAGATASHLICGHHTAHEMLEREIAEWLGYPSALLFGSGFIANLAVQQALLSEEDDVCVQDRLNHASLLDATRLAGCRLRRYPHLDVEGAMRQLKGSPDGVAMLASDGVFSMDGDVAPLRALSLVARTQEALFYVDDAHGVGVLGPQGRGCVADAGLGLAEVPLQLVTLGKALGGYGAVVVGEQALVRHLTETARPYIYTTALPPAQVAATLAAVRLARRDDWRRARLVELISTFRNGARRHGFELMASDTPIQPLLCGEEATVMAMSAALEQSGFLVGAIRPPTVPEGKARLRVTLSALHTPQQVQALIEAIVQARDVISRQQLRVSA; translated from the coding sequence ATGGCTCGCCCCGATCTGCACGAACGGATTGCGTCGCTGCGCACATTGCGTGTGGCTCAGGAACGGGTGCGGGTGCGGCGTCAAGTGAGCCGCCGCGATGGCGTGCGGTTGGAAATCGATGGCCGCTGGCTGACCGGTTTCTGTTCCAACGACTATCTGGGTCTGTCGCAGCAATTCGAAGTGATCGCCGCGCTGCAAGACGCCGCGGCGCGCGATGGCGCCGGCGCGACTGCATCGCATCTGATCTGCGGCCACCACACCGCGCACGAAATGCTGGAGCGCGAGATTGCCGAATGGTTAGGTTATCCGTCGGCCTTGTTGTTCGGCAGCGGCTTCATCGCCAATCTGGCCGTGCAGCAAGCCTTGCTCAGCGAAGAAGACGATGTCTGCGTGCAGGACCGGCTCAATCACGCCAGCCTGCTCGATGCCACACGCCTGGCCGGCTGCCGGTTGCGGCGCTACCCGCATCTGGATGTGGAAGGGGCGATGCGTCAGCTCAAGGGGTCGCCCGACGGTGTGGCGATGCTGGCCAGCGATGGGGTTTTCAGCATGGATGGCGATGTCGCGCCGCTGCGTGCGTTGAGCTTGGTCGCACGCACGCAGGAAGCGTTGTTCTATGTCGACGATGCACACGGCGTGGGCGTGCTCGGTCCGCAAGGGCGCGGCTGCGTGGCCGATGCCGGACTTGGTTTGGCCGAAGTGCCCCTACAATTAGTGACGCTGGGCAAGGCACTGGGCGGGTATGGCGCGGTGGTGGTCGGCGAGCAAGCGCTGGTGCGTCATCTGACCGAAACCGCGCGCCCATACATCTACACCACCGCGTTGCCGCCGGCGCAGGTCGCTGCAACCTTGGCGGCGGTGCGCTTGGCGCGTCGCGACGATTGGCGGCGTGCACGACTTGTCGAGCTGATCAGCACTTTCCGCAATGGCGCGCGTCGGCATGGTTTCGAACTGATGGCGTCCGATACGCCGATACAGCCCTTGCTGTGCGGCGAAGAAGCGACCGTGATGGCAATGTCCGCTGCGCTGGAACAGTCCGGTTTCTTGGTTGGCGCAATTCGTCCGCCTACCGTGCCAGAAGGCAAGGCGCGCCTGCGCGTGACTCTGTCTGCATTGCATACGCCGCAACAAGTGCAGGCGCTGATCGAGGCGATCGTGCAGGCGCGCGATGTGATCAGCCGGCAGCAGTTGCGTGTGTCTGCCTGA
- a CDS encoding HPF/RaiA family ribosome-associated protein encodes MQIQIQTDKHVPHDPSVVQHVEKTCSAQLAHFASDITRVEVHLRDENGQRGGAADRTCSIEAHIAGLPPIAATNSAETTASAVTGAARKLRAAIEHARGKQQSKAAAPPPEHI; translated from the coding sequence ATGCAGATTCAGATCCAAACCGACAAGCACGTGCCGCACGATCCCTCTGTCGTGCAGCATGTCGAGAAGACCTGCTCCGCCCAGCTGGCGCATTTCGCCAGCGACATCACCCGCGTTGAAGTGCACTTACGCGATGAGAACGGTCAGCGCGGCGGCGCAGCGGATCGAACCTGCAGCATCGAAGCCCACATCGCCGGCCTGCCGCCGATCGCGGCCACCAACAGTGCCGAAACCACCGCCTCTGCCGTCACTGGAGCCGCCCGCAAGCTGCGCGCGGCCATCGAACACGCACGCGGCAAGCAACAGTCCAAAGCGGCTGCCCCGCCGCCGGAACACATCTGA
- the ubiA gene encoding 4-hydroxybenzoate octaprenyltransferase, with protein sequence MSKHGVEQIPAASALTWQQRLGQYWKLVRGDRPIGSLLLLWPTWWALWLAADGMPPLWTLLVFTAGVWLTRSAGCVINDYADRWLDPHVERTKSRPLAVGAVSGREALWLFVLLMLVAFALVLTLNWLTVALSVPGVFLAASYPYLKRHTHLPQVYLGMAFGWGIPMGFAAVQGSVPLLAWLLYAANILWATAYDTWYAMVDREDDIRMGSKSTAILFGEFDLVAQGVLYALMFATLALVGVRAGLTAAYWAGLGVAALLVIYEFHIARHRERGPCFRAFLHNNWVGLAIFVSIAASLALR encoded by the coding sequence ATGAGCAAGCATGGTGTTGAACAAATACCCGCAGCGTCCGCGCTGACGTGGCAGCAGCGACTGGGGCAATACTGGAAGCTGGTGCGTGGCGACCGCCCGATCGGCAGCCTGTTGCTGCTCTGGCCCACCTGGTGGGCATTGTGGCTGGCCGCAGACGGCATGCCGCCATTGTGGACGCTGTTGGTGTTCACCGCCGGGGTCTGGCTGACCCGCTCGGCCGGCTGCGTGATCAACGACTACGCCGACCGCTGGCTGGACCCGCACGTGGAGCGTACCAAGTCGCGTCCGCTGGCCGTTGGCGCGGTTTCCGGACGCGAAGCGCTATGGTTGTTCGTCCTACTGATGCTGGTGGCGTTCGCGCTGGTGCTCACCCTCAACTGGCTGACCGTGGCGCTGAGCGTGCCCGGCGTGTTCCTGGCCGCCAGCTATCCTTATCTCAAACGCCACACCCACCTGCCTCAGGTCTATCTGGGCATGGCATTCGGCTGGGGCATCCCGATGGGTTTTGCCGCAGTGCAAGGCAGCGTGCCGCTGCTTGCGTGGCTGCTGTACGCGGCAAATATCCTGTGGGCGACTGCATACGATACCTGGTACGCCATGGTCGACCGCGAAGACGACATTCGCATGGGCAGCAAATCCACCGCCATCCTGTTCGGCGAGTTCGACCTGGTCGCACAAGGCGTGCTGTATGCGCTGATGTTTGCAACCTTGGCACTGGTAGGTGTGCGTGCCGGCCTCACCGCGGCGTATTGGGCCGGCCTGGGCGTCGCAGCGCTGCTGGTGATCTATGAATTCCACATCGCCCGCCATCGCGAACGCGGCCCCTGCTTCCGCGCTTTCCTGCACAACAACTGGGTTGGTCTGGCAATCTTCGTCAGCATCGCTGCCTCGCTGGCGTTGCGCTAG
- the bioC gene encoding malonyl-ACP O-methyltransferase BioC, whose product MNSTFDPRHVRRAFARAASSYVAAAALQREAETRLLESLDYLGDQIPKVVLDVGAGPGHASSAIKKRWPKAQVIALDQAMPMLRQARKAAGWWKPFVQVCADARALPIADGSVDVIFSNLCLQWVEDLPAVFAGFRRALRPGGLLLCSTFGPETLSELRDAFAQADTAPHVSRFPPIAQFGDALLMSGFRDPVLDRDLFTLTYNDLSTLMRELRAMGATNALSNRRATLTGRGRFAAASAAYEPLRRPDGALPSSWEVIYAHAWAPAPGAPIREHGHDIASVPLASIPIRRRID is encoded by the coding sequence ATGAACAGTACTTTCGACCCCCGCCACGTCCGGCGCGCCTTTGCGCGTGCCGCCAGCAGCTATGTCGCCGCCGCCGCGCTACAGCGCGAAGCGGAAACGCGCCTGCTCGAATCGCTCGACTACCTGGGCGACCAGATACCCAAGGTGGTGCTGGATGTGGGCGCCGGCCCGGGCCATGCCAGCAGCGCAATCAAGAAGCGCTGGCCCAAGGCCCAGGTCATCGCGCTGGATCAGGCCATGCCGATGCTGCGCCAGGCGCGCAAGGCGGCCGGTTGGTGGAAGCCGTTCGTGCAGGTGTGCGCCGATGCACGCGCACTGCCCATCGCCGATGGCAGCGTAGATGTGATCTTCAGCAATCTATGCCTGCAGTGGGTGGAAGACCTGCCGGCAGTATTTGCAGGTTTCCGCCGCGCGCTGCGACCGGGCGGGCTGTTGCTTTGCTCCACCTTCGGCCCGGAGACGTTGAGCGAACTGCGCGACGCCTTCGCGCAGGCCGACACCGCACCGCACGTCAGCCGCTTTCCGCCGATCGCCCAGTTCGGTGACGCCTTGCTGATGTCCGGCTTCCGCGACCCGGTGCTGGACCGCGACCTGTTCACCCTGACCTACAACGACCTGTCCACCCTGATGCGCGAACTGCGTGCGATGGGCGCGACCAACGCGCTCAGCAATCGCCGCGCCACTCTGACCGGACGTGGCCGCTTTGCCGCGGCCAGCGCGGCCTACGAACCATTACGGCGCCCGGATGGCGCCCTGCCCAGTTCATGGGAAGTGATCTACGCCCACGCCTGGGCGCCGGCGCCGGGTGCGCCCATCCGCGAACATGGACACGACATCGCCAGCGTACCCTTGGCCTCGATCCCGATCCGCCGCCGCATCGACTGA